Genomic segment of Deltaproteobacteria bacterium CG11_big_fil_rev_8_21_14_0_20_49_13:
TTGCCCTGCTCATTGAAGATCTTAGGGACCACTCCAAAGAAGGGGACCGTTGCGGCGCCCGGCTTTGTGGGGATAGCGCCCGGAAGCGGCGTGATAAGGATCCCGCCGGTCTCGGTCTGCCACCAGGTATCAACGATAGGGGCCTTTTCGTTCCCTACGTTCTTGTAGTACCATATCCATGCTTCAGGGTTGATCGGCTCTCCGACGCTTCCCAAAATGCGGAGCTTGCTTAAATTATGCTTCTTGGGCCACTGTTCACCTTCGCGCATGAGCGACCTGATAGCTGTCGGGGCCGTGTAGAAGATGCTGACATTGTGCCTTTCGCAGACGTCCCAGAAACGGTCCGGATGCGGATAGTTGGGAATGCCTTCGAACATCACCTCGGTCGCGCAATTAAGGAGCGGGCCATAGGCTATGTAGGTATGTCCCGTGACCCAGCCGATATCGGCGGTGCACCAGAAGATATCGTTATCGTGATAATCAAAAATATACTTGAACGTGGTCGCTGCAAAGACCATGTAGCCGCCGGTGGTGTGTAGAACGCCCTTTGGCTTTCCAGTTGAACCGGAGGTGTAAAGGATGAAGAGGGGATCTTCGGCGTCCATCTCCACAGGTTCGCACGTAGGTTTTGCGTCCTTCATTACATCGCTCCACCAGACATCGCGACCCGACCTCATGGGAACGTTCCCGTCGGCGTGCTTGAATACCACGCAGGTCTTGATGGGCTTACCGGCCTTTTCGCAGGCTTCCATTGCGGCATCGGCCGTTGTCTTCATCGGGATCTTCTTGGCGCCCCTGAAGGCGTCGTCGCAGGTGATGAGGAACGTGCAGCCTGAATCTAAGATCCTGTCGCGGAGGGCGTCGGCCGAGAAACCGCCGAACACTATGCTGTGAATGGCTCCGATGCGTGCGCAGGCAAGCATTGCAACCGTCAGCTCAACCACCATCGGAAGATAGATGGATACCCTGTCGCCCTTCTTCACGCCCTTGTCCTTGAGGACGTTGGCGAACTTGCAGACATCGGTATAGAGCTCTTTGTATGTTGTCTTTTTGATCTGGCTTGTCTCATTACCTTCCCAGATGATGGCGATGCGGTCGCCCTTGCCGTTCTCAATGTGACGATCGAGACAGTTGACAGTGATATTGGTCTTTCCACCTTCGAACCACTTGATATCTATGTTGTTGGTGAAATCGTAGCTTCTTACCTTGCCCCATGGTTTGTACCAGTGGAACGTCTTGGCCACGTCGCCCCAGAACCCCTCCGGGTCCTTTATTGAGCGGTCATACATCTTTTTGTACTCGTCGTAAGTCTTGACCCAGGCGTTCTTTGAAAGTTCCGCCGGGGGATCGAACTTCCGGTTCTCTACCGACATCGATGTTATCGACATAAACCCTCCTTATTAAGGTTGTTAAAAAGTAATATAAAAGTAGTTCAATAGTTGTTTATGGGCACCTCTAAAAACCCATTGGCGTGTCATTGCGAGGGAGCGTAGTGACCGAAGCAATCTCCATAAATCAAGTGTTTGCTTAGAGATTGNNNNNNNNNNNNNNNNNNNNNNNCCATAAATCAAGTGTTTGCTTAGAGATTGCCGCGCCCCTTCGGGGCTCGCAATGACAGAACAAGCAGATTTTTAGAGGCGCCCTTAAAATAGTTCGAAAGTTGTATGGGCGTGTATCGTGCGACGGAAACTTTGTCAAGAATTGAAAGATTTTATAACTATTTTGACCTAATTGTGATCTTTGTGCCCGGTTTCAGCCTCGATTTTGGGTTAAGATCGTTGGCGTCGGCTATGTTCTTCACCGAAACACCATATTTTCTAGCTATGTCCCAAAGGGTGTCGCCGCTCTTTATCTTATATGATATCTCTTTGGAATTACTAGGTAATTCTAGGTTTTGAACCGCAGAAGTAGATATCTCGGCCTTCATAGAAAGGAGTTCTGAATGGTCCGAGGTGGGCAATGAAGCAAGGGATCTGGCCGGCATGCTCTCCAACCTGTCGGATGAAGAGACCTCCTCAACTTCAACGCTGGATGCCGTGGTCGATGTCGGGGTCTCTTGAGGTGCCTCTCCATTCTGATAGATCTTGAGCCTCGCACCCGCCTTTAGGTCCTTGTCGGCAAGCGTCGGATTCCAACCCTTAAGGTCGTTGATGCTTATCCCGTTACGCTGGGCTATCTTCCACCACGAATCTCCGCGCCTTACAACGTAGTTCTTTCCTCCTGTGGCAGGTGCGGGTCTTTTGCTTACACTTGAGGCGACCTTTACACCTTCATCCTCGGAATAGATCTTTAATACCTGCCCTCGGCGAATATTATTGCTCTTAAGCCCGTTCCATTTGCGAAGGTCGGCCCTGTCGACCCCGTAGTTATTGGCTATGACCGATATGGACTCGCCTCTTTTTACTTTATGTTTTATGAGCCTCCCGTCCGGACGCGCTGTATATTTAGAAGCGATATAGCGGGCGCTCTTCTTTGCCGCTCCACCCGTCGGGATGATAAGCGTTGAGCCCTTTCTAATACGTGAAGGGCTTGAAAGACCGTTCACGGCAAGTATCTCTCTCACTGAGACACCATATCTCTTTGCGATCTTCCCCAAAGATTCGCCGCGTCTCACCGTATGACGCAAGGCCATCAGACGCTCGCTATCCGGCACCTTTGCATATGCATCGCTGAACTTACGTGCCGTTCCCATGGGTAGATTTACGGTATAATTTCTGGCCCCGGAGGGTGTGGTCCCGCTTGTGAGCGAGGGATTGAGATCCTGTATCATATCGACCGAGACATCGGCACATTTTGCTATCACCTCAAGGTCGGTCTGACTCTCAACATAGGCCTCTTCCATCTCCATCGGTTTGTCATAAACAACATCGCCGAACCCGAACTTTTCCGGAGACTTGGCAATTATCGCCGCCGCTATGAACTTTGGAACATAGTCCTTTGTCTCGGCCCTTAGATAGTGCCTGTCCTTGGCTATCATGGTCCAGAAATTCCTGGTACCGTTCAACCTTATCGCCTTTTCTATCTTGCCGGGCCCGGCATTGTAAGCGGCCATGGCCAGATACCAGTCGCCGAACTGCTGATGGAGGTCGCGAAGGAACTTTGCGGCGGCAACGGTCGAATCTTCCGGGTCTCTTCTTTCATCTACGCCGTTCCCTATCGCCAGGCCGTAATGTTTTCCGGTGCCATGAATGAACTGCCAGTGGCCGGCCGCCTTCGCTCGTGAATATGCGGTTGCCGAGAAACCGCTCTCAATGAGCGCTAAATATACCAAGTCCTGCGGAAGGCCATATTTTTTAAGGATAGCCTGCATGTGGGGGACGTATCTTCCCGAACGGGCCAGGTATCTTGCATAATGTCTATGCCCCGGGCCCTGAAAATAGTCTATCCATGCGATGACCCGGTCGTTGACCGTTACCGGAATATCAAAATTTTGGGATGAAGAGCCAGGAAGCTGTCTTGCCATCCACCGTGCCTTTTTACCCTGCTGTGAGGCGCATCCAATTGCCAGTACCATGACACCGATGACGATCAGATATCTTCCAATTTTGATATTTAGCATAGTTTTATATCGTATATTACGCCTTACCAAAAATCAACCATATATTATGATGCCTAGTCCGCCTGTTTTCGAAGGAACGTAGGTATATCGTATTCATCGCCCTGATAATCGACCATTCCTACCTCCTGGAACACCTCGCGCCACTCGCCGTTCTCCATCTTCGCCTTGGTGGCCGATGCCTCCACTGCCTGCTTGGCGTTCGCCGATTCCTGCTCCGATCTCGCGCTCATTTCCTGCTGGATGCCTGTATATGAAACCGGCGATTCCCTGCGAGCCGGTTGCGACGGATGCGAAGATTGAATGACCTCCGGACGCTTTGGCGTGAAAATGGGCGTAACCTTCTGCGGACGTGCCGTAACGCCCGGCTGTCTTACCGCCCTTACACCCTTGTTGAAACCGGTCGCAATTACCGTGACCCTTATCTCGTCACCCATCGCTTCATCTATTACCGAGCCAAATATTATGTTGGCATCTTCATGCGCCTCTTCCTGTATGAGCTTGCTTGCCTCGTTCACTTCGTGGAGCGTCATGTCCGGTCCACCGGTTATGTTGATGAGTATGCCGGTGGCGCCCCTTATCGATACGTTCTCGAGCAGCGGACTCGATATCGCCTTCGTTGCGGCGTCTATCGCGCGTCCCTCTCCGCTGGACACTCCCGAACCCATGAGCGCCATTCCCATTTCGTTCATAACGGTTCTTACGTCGGCAAAATCAAGATTGATAAGACCCTGGACGTTGATAAGGTCCGAGATTCCTTTCACCGCATGAAGAAGTACATCGTCGGCCTTCTTGAACGCGTCGAGCATTGTGGTATCCTTGTCGGATATCGAAAGAAGTTTTTCGTTGGGAATAGTAATGAGCGTATCGACGACATCTTTTAACTCCTGAACCCCATCTTCCGCAACTCTCCCCCTTCTCTTGCCTTCGAATCCGAACGGCTTGGTTACAACACCTACGGTAAGAGCCCCCATCTGCTTTGCAACTCTTGCTATGACCGGCGCCGCGCCCGTACCTGTTCCGCCGCCCATGCCGGCGGTTATGAATACCATGTCGGCACCGTTAATGGCGTCCTCTATCACTTTCTGGTCCTCGATCGCCGCGTTCTTACCTACCTCCGGATTTGCGCCTGCGCCGAGGCCCTTTGTGGATACGCAACCGATCTGGATCTTTAGTGGGGCATGATTCGCGTTAAGCGCCTGCATGTCCGTGTTCGTGGCCACGAAATCGACACCTTCCATGCGGGACTTGATCATCGTATTGACCGCGTTGCCGCCGGCGCCGCCCACGCCGATCACCTTTATCTTTGCACCCTGTTTTATTTCCTCGATTATCTCGAATGACATTTAATACCTCCTATTCTGATGGGGGGAACGACTCGCTTCCGCCAGAGGCGGACCAGCCTTCGGCTGGCGCTCGCTCCTTCCCCCCAAGCCCCTTTCGTTCGCGCTGGATGAACCAGACGCTCGCTCACCATTTGTTAAATTGTCAAAATTACCCTAAAAGATCTCGCTGAACCATTCGCGAACCTTTGTAGAGACCTTTGAAATTCCCCTTTTTTCTGCGTGTGCATGGATCTTCTCCTCGCGCCCGCTCTTTGCGCCTCCGAGTACAAGCCCGACAGCGGTCGCATACATGGGGCTCTTGACCACATCAACAAGTCCGCCTACACCCCTCGGAATGCCGCGCCTTACCGGCATATTGAATACCTGTTCGGCCAGCTCCGGCATCCCTTCGAGTATCGAGCATCCGCCGGTCAGGACCAGCCCTGCCGCTATCCTGTCCTCAAAGCCGCTACGCTGGATCTCCTGATGGATCAGGTGATAGATCTCTTCGATCCTCGGTTCCATTATCTCGGAGAGTATCTGTCTTGAAAGTATCCTTGGGTTCCTTCCGCCTACTGAAGGCACCTCGATAGTCTCTTCCTTTTGAACGAGTGAGGTAAGGACGCATCCGTATTTCTGTTTGATCCTTTCCGCTTCGTTCGCCGGAGTGCGGAGACCTACAGCCACATCGTTCGTCAGGTTGTTCCCGCCAAGCGGCAATATGCAGGTATGAACGACGCTTCCGTTTATGAATATCGCGATATCTGTCGTACCGCCGCCGATATCCACAAGGACCACTCCGAGCTCCTTTTCGTCGTGTCCCAATACCGCCTCGCTACCGGCCAACTGCTCAAGCAATATCTCATGGACCGTTAGTCCCGCACGGTTGCAACACTTGATGATGTTCTGCGCCGAGGTAGATGCCGCGGTCACTATGTGGACCTTGACCTCCAACCTTACGCCGGACATCCCTATCGGGTCCTTCACGCCGTCCTGATCATCGACCACGAACTCCTGCGGGATGACATGGATCACCTCCCTGTCGGACGGAATAGCTACCTGCTGAGCGGCCTCTAACACCCGCTTCAGGTCGGTGTGCATCACCTCTTTGTCCTTTATGGCAACAATACCTCGGCTATTTATCCCCTTTATATGATGGCCCGCTATACCGGCATAGACCCCGGTTATCTCGCATCCGGCCATCAGCTCCGCCTCTTCCACCGCCTTTCGCACCGATTCAACGGTGTTCTCGATGTTGACCACAACTCCCTTGCGAAGGCCACGGGACGGACTGCTTCCTATTCCCACGATATTAATGCCGTCATCCGTAACCTCCCCCACTATCGCACAGGTCTTGGTAGTCCCTATGTCGAGCCCTACTATCAAATTATCATTTTTCGCCATGTTGTTTCCTCCATTCTTATGGGGGGAACGACCAACTCGCAGACTCGTTGTTTCCCCCCAATCCCCTCTCGCTTGCGCGGAATAAATCCGACGCTCGCTCGCCATTATTAAGTTTTCACTGATCACCGACACCCGCCCTCTAAGGGCTTCCTCCCGGGGGCCACTGCGCCCTCTGTGCCCGCGCCATTAACCTGCTAACCTTCAAACCTGTTAACCTTTTAACCTTCATATTTTACCACTACCTTTCCGGGTATGTTAAGGTCCACATACCGCATCTTTGTTTTATATGAGCTGATGCCTCCAAGCATCGAATATAACAGTTCAAGTTTTTCGGGCACGCGGTCAAAGCCCAGCCTTATCGCAAATCCGTACTTTGAAACGATCACCGTAAAACCTTTTGCCCGGTCGAAGCTGACCTCCGATATCGAAAAATAGTTCGTGAGCGGCGACCTATAATAATCGTCCAGCACCTTCATAGCGTTCGAAAGGTCCTCCTCCGTGACACCGGTTATCACCGGCAGGTCCTTTTCGTCGGAACCTTCAAGCTCCTTGAACACAACACCCTGTCTGCTGACGAGCCACAAGGCGCCCGATGAAAGTATCGCGTACGGCCGATGCTCGTTTACATATATCCAGATGTTGGACGGTATCTTTCTCGCCACCGCCACCTCTTTTGTCCACGGATCGTTCTCGATCGACTTTTGGACCTTTTTCATATCTACAAGGAATATGTTCGAGCCTGTCTTTATGTTCGCCATACGTTTTACATCGACCGCGGAAACGTTCTTAAGCGTCCCCTCCACCTCGACGTTCTTGACGACAAATACGCCCCTCACAAAAACGAGCTG
This window contains:
- the acs gene encoding acetate--CoA ligase; this encodes MSVENRKFDPPAELSKNAWVKTYDEYKKMYDRSIKDPEGFWGDVAKTFHWYKPWGKVRSYDFTNNIDIKWFEGGKTNITVNCLDRHIENGKGDRIAIIWEGNETSQIKKTTYKELYTDVCKFANVLKDKGVKKGDRVSIYLPMVVELTVAMLACARIGAIHSIVFGGFSADALRDRILDSGCTFLITCDDAFRGAKKIPMKTTADAAMEACEKAGKPIKTCVVFKHADGNVPMRSGRDVWWSDVMKDAKPTCEPVEMDAEDPLFILYTSGSTGKPKGVLHTTGGYMVFAATTFKYIFDYHDNDIFWCTADIGWVTGHTYIAYGPLLNCATEVMFEGIPNYPHPDRFWDVCERHNVSIFYTAPTAIRSLMREGEQWPKKHNLSKLRILGSVGEPINPEAWIWYYKNVGNEKAPIVDTWWQTETGGILITPLPGAIPTKPGAATVPFFGVVPKIFNEQGNEVGVNEGGYLVITEPWPGIMRTVYGEHQRFKDTYFSRFPGVYFTGDGARKDEDGFFWLMGRIDDVLNVSGHRIGTAEVESALVSHPKVAEAAVVGYPHEIKGQGIYAYVTLKTGNEANDVIKKELVAHVRKEIGPIASPDKLQFADALPKTRSGKIMRRILRKIAEGDVSNLGDTSTLADPHVVTVLVEHRQ
- a CDS encoding lytic transglycosylase, with product MLNIKIGRYLIVIGVMVLAIGCASQQGKKARWMARQLPGSSSQNFDIPVTVNDRVIAWIDYFQGPGHRHYARYLARSGRYVPHMQAILKKYGLPQDLVYLALIESGFSATAYSRAKAAGHWQFIHGTGKHYGLAIGNGVDERRDPEDSTVAAAKFLRDLHQQFGDWYLAMAAYNAGPGKIEKAIRLNGTRNFWTMIAKDRHYLRAETKDYVPKFIAAAIIAKSPEKFGFGDVVYDKPMEMEEAYVESQTDLEVIAKCADVSVDMIQDLNPSLTSGTTPSGARNYTVNLPMGTARKFSDAYAKVPDSERLMALRHTVRRGESLGKIAKRYGVSVREILAVNGLSSPSRIRKGSTLIIPTGGAAKKSARYIASKYTARPDGRLIKHKVKRGESISVIANNYGVDRADLRKWNGLKSNNIRRGQVLKIYSEDEGVKVASSVSKRPAPATGGKNYVVRRGDSWWKIAQRNGISINDLKGWNPTLADKDLKAGARLKIYQNGEAPQETPTSTTASSVEVEEVSSSDRLESMPARSLASLPTSDHSELLSMKAEISTSAVQNLELPSNSKEISYKIKSGDTLWDIARKYGVSVKNIADANDLNPKSRLKPGTKITIRSK
- a CDS encoding cell division protein FtsZ, translated to MIEEIKQGAKIKVIGVGGAGGNAVNTMIKSRMEGVDFVATNTDMQALNANHAPLKIQIGCVSTKGLGAGANPEVGKNAAIEDQKVIEDAINGADMVFITAGMGGGTGTGAAPVIARVAKQMGALTVGVVTKPFGFEGKRRGRVAEDGVQELKDVVDTLITIPNEKLLSISDKDTTMLDAFKKADDVLLHAVKGISDLINVQGLINLDFADVRTVMNEMGMALMGSGVSSGEGRAIDAATKAISSPLLENVSIRGATGILINITGGPDMTLHEVNEASKLIQEEAHEDANIIFGSVIDEAMGDEIRVTVIATGFNKGVRAVRQPGVTARPQKVTPIFTPKRPEVIQSSHPSQPARRESPVSYTGIQQEMSARSEQESANAKQAVEASATKAKMENGEWREVFQEVGMVDYQGDEYDIPTFLRKQAD
- the ftsA gene encoding cell division protein FtsA, encoding MAKNDNLIVGLDIGTTKTCAIVGEVTDDGINIVGIGSSPSRGLRKGVVVNIENTVESVRKAVEEAELMAGCEITGVYAGIAGHHIKGINSRGIVAIKDKEVMHTDLKRVLEAAQQVAIPSDREVIHVIPQEFVVDDQDGVKDPIGMSGVRLEVKVHIVTAASTSAQNIIKCCNRAGLTVHEILLEQLAGSEAVLGHDEKELGVVLVDIGGGTTDIAIFINGSVVHTCILPLGGNNLTNDVAVGLRTPANEAERIKQKYGCVLTSLVQKEETIEVPSVGGRNPRILSRQILSEIMEPRIEEIYHLIHQEIQRSGFEDRIAAGLVLTGGCSILEGMPELAEQVFNMPVRRGIPRGVGGLVDVVKSPMYATAVGLVLGGAKSGREEKIHAHAEKRGISKVSTKVREWFSEIF